One genomic segment of Brassica napus cultivar Da-Ae chromosome A3, Da-Ae, whole genome shotgun sequence includes these proteins:
- the LOC111213266 gene encoding protein FAR1-RELATED SEQUENCE 4-like: protein MKTNPDTVTRVVVDEANKFKYLFFALGASIEGFSAMRKVLIVDATHLKNVYGGVLIVAAAQDPDHHTYPIAFGVADGEKNDSWMWFMEQLKSVIGDVPGLVFLSDRNKSLINAVGAVFPQAAHGYCIWHLSQNVKGHVRNHRDTCAFKFMECAHAYTVAEFLNLYDAFRRRYPSAAEYLDKNVEERKWARCYFEGDRYNVDTTNSVESFNGVIKEARKFTLLPMFDVIIAKMAEWFNKHRKEAAEIPPTLKLVPIVETEIKKLIINLTIDGAPYSSSINHANKHIAGFDLKKQKFLNLKLK, encoded by the exons ATGAAGACGAATCCTGACACTGTAACTCGTGTGGTAGTGGATGAGGCCAACAAATTTAAGTATCTGTTTTTTGCCTTGGGAGCTAGCATAGAAGGGTTCAGCGCGATGAGGAAAGTCCTCATTGTGGATGCAACACACCTCAAGAATGTTTATGGTGGAGTTCTAATTGTTGCGGCTGCTCAGGATCCTGATCATCACACCTACCCAATTGCTTTCGGTGTAGCAGATGGTGAAAAAAATGATAGCTGGATGTGGTTTATGGAACAGTTGAAATCAGTGATAGGAGATGTCCCGGGATTGGTATTTCTTTCAGATAGAAACAAAAGCTTGATCAATGCAGTAGGTGCAGTGTTCCCTCAGGCCGCTCATGGGTATTGTATATGGCATTTGTCTCAAAATGTTAAAGGCCACGTCCGTAACCACAGAGACACTTGTGCATTTAAGTTTATGGAGTGCGCACACGCTTATACAGTGGCTGAGTTCTTGAACCTTTATGATGCTTTTCGCAGAAGGTATCCTTCTGCAGCGGAGTATCTTGACAAAAATGTTGAAGAGAGGAAATGGGCTAGATGTTACTTTGAAGGAGATAGGTACAATGTTGACACCACCAATTCAGTGGAATCTTTTAATGGTGTAATTAAGGAAGCAAGAAAGTTCACCTTGCTACCAATGTTTGATGTCATCATTGCAAAAATGGCTGAATGGTTTAATAAACATAGGAAAGAGGCAGCTGAGATACCACCTACACTAAAGCTTGTGCCTATTGTGGAAACAGAAAT caagaaattaatcataaatctTACCATAGACGGTGCACCTTACAGCTCCAGTATTAACCATGCCAATAAGCACATTGCTGGTTTTGATCTCAAGAAACAGAAGTTTCTCAACCTCAAGTTGAAATAG
- the LOC111213268 gene encoding putative carbamate hydrolase RutD isoform X2, with translation MPYCEVAKEQVVDAETTLKNNAGVKIFYRTYGHGPTKALLIIGLAGTHESWGPQIKGLTGTDKPNDEDGDVSDDSGIGQGMEVCAFDNRGMGRSSVPSHKSEYTTTIMAKDSISLLDHLGWERAHIIGHSMGAMIACKLAAMVPERVLSLALLNVTGGGFECFPKLDRLTLSIAIRFWMAKTPKQRAKVDLDTHYSQDFLAERIGTNTRRDVLYEQYVKGISETGMQSKNGLDGQLNACWLHKITKPEIEWIRSAGFLVSVIHGRHDVIAQIPHARRLAQRLYPVARMVDLHGGHLVSHERTDEVNKSLMELIKASEMKKAPTDWTNLTPETPGYFTRRIALIRTSSEGLLVLAFEHARRAFRVVKPVKVGPCLT, from the exons ATGCCGTATTGCGAGGTCGCGAAAGAACAAGTCGTCGACGCAGAGACGACGCTGAAGAACAATGCGGGGGTCAAGATATTCTACAGAACGTACGGTCACGGTCCTACCAAAGCTCTTCTCATCATAG GTTTAGCTGGAACACATGAATCGTGGGGTCCTCAGATCAAGGGATTAACGGGGACGGATAAACCCAACGACGAAGATGGAGACGTTTCCGATGATTCAGGGATTGGCCAAGGCATGGAGGTTTGCGCTTTCGACAATCGTGGTATGGGTCGAAGCTCCGTGCCCTCCCACAAATCTGAATACAC AACAACTATAATGGCAAAGGATTCAATTAGTTTGTTGGATCATTTGGGATGGGAGAGAGCTCACATTATTGGGCACTCGATGG GAGCAATGATAGCTTGTAAGTTAGCTGCAATGGTGCCGGAACGGGTTCTTTCTCTAGCGTTGCTTAACGTTACTGGTGGAGGTTTCGAGTGTTTCCCCAAG CTTGACAGGCTAACACTTTCCATTGCGATACGTTTCTGGATGGCAAAGACCCCTAAACAAAGAGCTAAAGTTGATTTGGACACACATTATTCACAG GATTTTCTGGCAGAACGAATAGGAACTAACACAAGGCGAGATGTTTTATATGAG CAATACGTAAAAGGAATATCAGAAACTGGAATGCAGTCCAAGAACGGGCTTGACGGCCAGCTTAATGCTTGCTGGTTACATAAAATCACAAAACCAGAGATCGAATGGATCCGCTCTGCTGGATTTCTTGTCTCAGTCATTCACGGAAG ACATGATGTCATTGCTCAGATACCTCACGCGAGAAGATTGGCACAGAGGCTGTATCCTGTTGCTAGAATGGTGGATCTTCATGGTGGTCATCTTGTTAGCCACGAGAGAACAGATGAG GTTAATAAATCTCTTATGGAGTTAATAAAGGCGTCAGAAATGAAGAAAGCACCAACCGATTGGACTAACCTGACACCTGAAACTCCCG GTTATTTCACGAGGAGAATAGCATTGATTAGAACCTCATCAGAAG GGCTTCTGGTTTTGGCATTCGAGCATGCAAGAAGAGCTTTCAGGGTCGTCAAACCCGTCAAAGTTGGGCCTTGTCTCACATAA
- the LOC111213268 gene encoding putative carbamate hydrolase RutD isoform X1, translating into MPYCEVAKEQVVDAETTLKNNAGVKIFYRTYGHGPTKALLIIGLAGTHESWGPQIKGLTGTDKPNDEDGDVSDDSGIGQGMEVCAFDNRGMGRSSVPSHKSEYTTTIMAKDSISLLDHLGWERAHIIGHSMGAMIACKLAAMVPERVLSLALLNVTGGGFECFPKLDRLTLSIAIRFWMAKTPKQRAKVDLDTHYSQDFLAERIGTNTRRDVLYEQYVKGISETGMQSKNGLDGQLNACWLHKITKPEIEWIRSAGFLVSVIHGRHDVIAQIPHARRLAQRLYPVARMVDLHGGHLVSHERTDEVNKSLMELIKASEMKKAPTDWTNLTPETPGYFTRRIALIRTSSEGKNAVSPPSFIVEKFHRCLLFLLGLLVLAFEHARRAFRVVKPVKVGPCLT; encoded by the exons ATGCCGTATTGCGAGGTCGCGAAAGAACAAGTCGTCGACGCAGAGACGACGCTGAAGAACAATGCGGGGGTCAAGATATTCTACAGAACGTACGGTCACGGTCCTACCAAAGCTCTTCTCATCATAG GTTTAGCTGGAACACATGAATCGTGGGGTCCTCAGATCAAGGGATTAACGGGGACGGATAAACCCAACGACGAAGATGGAGACGTTTCCGATGATTCAGGGATTGGCCAAGGCATGGAGGTTTGCGCTTTCGACAATCGTGGTATGGGTCGAAGCTCCGTGCCCTCCCACAAATCTGAATACAC AACAACTATAATGGCAAAGGATTCAATTAGTTTGTTGGATCATTTGGGATGGGAGAGAGCTCACATTATTGGGCACTCGATGG GAGCAATGATAGCTTGTAAGTTAGCTGCAATGGTGCCGGAACGGGTTCTTTCTCTAGCGTTGCTTAACGTTACTGGTGGAGGTTTCGAGTGTTTCCCCAAG CTTGACAGGCTAACACTTTCCATTGCGATACGTTTCTGGATGGCAAAGACCCCTAAACAAAGAGCTAAAGTTGATTTGGACACACATTATTCACAG GATTTTCTGGCAGAACGAATAGGAACTAACACAAGGCGAGATGTTTTATATGAG CAATACGTAAAAGGAATATCAGAAACTGGAATGCAGTCCAAGAACGGGCTTGACGGCCAGCTTAATGCTTGCTGGTTACATAAAATCACAAAACCAGAGATCGAATGGATCCGCTCTGCTGGATTTCTTGTCTCAGTCATTCACGGAAG ACATGATGTCATTGCTCAGATACCTCACGCGAGAAGATTGGCACAGAGGCTGTATCCTGTTGCTAGAATGGTGGATCTTCATGGTGGTCATCTTGTTAGCCACGAGAGAACAGATGAG GTTAATAAATCTCTTATGGAGTTAATAAAGGCGTCAGAAATGAAGAAAGCACCAACCGATTGGACTAACCTGACACCTGAAACTCCCG GTTATTTCACGAGGAGAATAGCATTGATTAGAACCTCATCAGAAGGCAAGAATGCGGTCTCTCCTCCATCTTTCATTGTGGAAAAGTTTCATCGATGTCTACTTTTCCTCTTAGGGCTTCTGGTTTTGGCATTCGAGCATGCAAGAAGAGCTTTCAGGGTCGTCAAACCCGTCAAAGTTGGGCCTTGTCTCACATAA